One Granulicella sp. 5B5 DNA window includes the following coding sequences:
- a CDS encoding beta-galactosidase produces MICKRLLSVAALVCFLPAGLIAHAQAPLPPEPRTPPLLLGAAWYPEQWPESRWDADLSLMEAAHIHFVRVGEFAWSTLEPSEGDYQLDWLDRAIRLAEKHHIAVVLGTPTAAPPAWLTQKYPETLRTLADGRKDEHGNRQQFDWSDPKYRELCRIIATKMAERFGHDPNVIGWQIDNEYANESYGPADRTRFQQWLKAKYKTLDNLNARWTTAYWSETYQSWDQIPIPQSGNPGLMLNWRQFISDTWRSYQKNQLDAIRAHADPRQRITTNMMGWFDRYDHYTVSQDLDFASWDDYIGSGHIDPARNGATHDLTRGFLRKNFWVMETQPGMVNWSADNNMLNKGEVHAMAWNAIGHGSEAVEYWQWRSDLNGQEEYHGTLVGPDGTPVPVYYEVQQVGADFDKAGPALAGTTVDSQVAILNDYPSRWAIGWQRHNKAFDPIDSLMTYYRPLHSLTGSIDIVADTAPLSRYKLVVAPALNLLTPAAAKNLEAYVRGGGHLVLGQRSGMKNEDNGLNPERQPGPLVDMLGARVEQFYALLPSVPVPVSGDWGSGEDTLWVEQLGSLKPDTQVLMRYGKSNGWLDNQPAAVTRKVGQGSITYIGMELSPETGAKAAQWMLNQAGIEPTMPNLPEGVDLAVRTGEGKRILILTNYAAEPRTIKLPKPMENILEGGTVDSITLPQYGVAVLK; encoded by the coding sequence TTTGTAAACGGTTACTTTCCGTCGCCGCCCTCGTCTGCTTCTTGCCCGCTGGCCTCATCGCCCACGCCCAGGCCCCGCTCCCACCCGAGCCCCGCACGCCACCACTCCTCCTCGGCGCCGCCTGGTACCCCGAGCAGTGGCCCGAGTCCCGCTGGGACGCCGACCTCAGCCTTATGGAGGCCGCGCACATCCACTTCGTCCGCGTCGGCGAGTTCGCCTGGTCCACCCTGGAGCCCTCCGAGGGCGACTACCAGCTCGACTGGCTCGACCGCGCCATCCGCCTCGCCGAAAAGCACCACATCGCCGTCGTCCTCGGCACGCCCACCGCCGCGCCGCCCGCCTGGCTCACGCAAAAGTACCCTGAAACCCTGCGCACCCTCGCCGACGGCCGCAAGGACGAGCACGGCAACCGCCAGCAGTTTGACTGGTCCGACCCCAAGTACCGCGAGCTCTGCCGCATCATCGCCACCAAAATGGCCGAGCGCTTCGGCCACGACCCTAACGTCATCGGCTGGCAGATCGACAACGAGTACGCCAACGAGAGCTACGGCCCCGCCGACCGCACCCGCTTCCAGCAGTGGCTCAAGGCCAAGTACAAAACCCTAGACAACCTCAACGCCCGCTGGACCACCGCCTACTGGTCCGAGACCTACCAGTCCTGGGACCAGATCCCCATTCCGCAGTCCGGCAACCCCGGCCTCATGCTCAACTGGCGTCAGTTCATCTCCGACACCTGGCGCAGCTACCAGAAGAACCAGCTCGACGCCATCCGCGCCCACGCCGACCCGCGCCAGCGCATCACCACCAACATGATGGGCTGGTTCGACCGCTACGACCACTACACCGTCTCGCAGGACCTCGACTTCGCCAGCTGGGACGACTACATCGGCTCCGGCCACATAGACCCTGCCCGCAACGGCGCCACCCACGACCTCACCCGCGGCTTCCTCCGCAAAAATTTCTGGGTCATGGAGACCCAGCCCGGCATGGTCAACTGGTCCGCCGACAACAACATGCTCAACAAGGGCGAGGTCCACGCCATGGCCTGGAACGCCATCGGCCACGGCTCCGAGGCCGTCGAGTACTGGCAGTGGCGCTCCGACCTCAACGGCCAGGAGGAGTACCACGGCACCCTCGTCGGCCCCGACGGCACACCCGTCCCCGTCTACTACGAGGTCCAGCAGGTCGGCGCCGACTTCGACAAAGCCGGCCCTGCGCTCGCCGGCACCACCGTCGACTCGCAGGTTGCCATCCTCAACGACTACCCCTCCCGCTGGGCCATCGGCTGGCAGCGCCACAACAAAGCCTTCGACCCCATCGACTCCCTGATGACCTACTACCGCCCGCTGCATTCGCTCACCGGCTCCATCGACATCGTCGCCGACACCGCCCCGCTCAGCCGCTACAAGCTCGTCGTCGCCCCCGCGCTCAACCTGCTCACGCCCGCCGCCGCAAAGAACCTCGAAGCCTACGTCCGCGGCGGCGGCCACCTCGTCCTCGGCCAGCGCTCCGGCATGAAGAACGAAGACAACGGCCTCAACCCCGAGCGTCAGCCCGGCCCGCTGGTTGACATGCTCGGCGCACGCGTCGAGCAGTTCTACGCGCTCCTGCCCAGCGTCCCCGTCCCCGTCAGCGGCGACTGGGGTTCCGGCGAAGACACCCTCTGGGTCGAACAGCTCGGCTCGCTCAAGCCGGACACGCAGGTCCTCATGCGCTACGGCAAAAGCAACGGCTGGCTCGACAACCAGCCCGCCGCCGTCACCCGCAAGGTAGGGCAGGGAAGCATCACCTACATCGGCATGGAGCTCTCCCCCGAAACCGGGGCGAAGGCCGCCCAATGGATGCTCAACCAGGCGGGCATCGAACCCACCATGCCCAACCTGCCCGAAGGCGTTGACCTCGCCGTCCGCACGGGTGAAGGCAAACGCATCCTCATCCTCACCAACTACGCAGCAGAACCCCGCACTATCAAGCTTCCGAAGCCGATGGAAAACATCCTCGAAGGCGGCACCGTGGACTCCATCACACTCCCGCAATACGGTGTCGCCGTACTCAAATAG